The following coding sequences lie in one Hippoglossus hippoglossus isolate fHipHip1 chromosome 14, fHipHip1.pri, whole genome shotgun sequence genomic window:
- the ppp2cab gene encoding serine/threonine-protein phosphatase 2A catalytic subunit alpha isoform, producing the protein MDEKAFTKELDQWIEQLNECKQLSEGQVKSLCEKAKEILTKESNVQEVRCPVTVCGDVHGQFHDLMELFKIGGKSPDTNYLFMGDYVDRGYYSVETVTLLVSLKVRFRERITILRGNHESRQITQVYGFYDECLRKYGNANVWKYFTDLFDYLPLTALVDSQIFCLHGGLSPSIDTLDHIRALDRLQEVPHEGPMCDLLWSDPDDRGGWGISPRGAGYTFGQDISETFNHANRLTLVSRAHQLVMEGYNWCHERNVVTIFSAPNYCYRCGNQAAIMELDDTLKYSFLQFDPAPRRGEPHVTRRTPDYFL; encoded by the exons ATGGACGAAAAGGCGTTCACGAAGGAGCTGGACCAGTGGATCGAGCAGCTCAACGAATGCAAGCAGCTGTCGGAGGGACAAGTGAAGTCCCTCTGTGAAAAG gcAAAAGAGATCCTGACCAAGGAGTCAAATGTCCAGGAGGTGAGATGTCCGGTGACTGTGTGCGGTGACGTGCACGGCCAGTTCCATGACCTTATGGAGCTGTTCAAGATTGGAGGGAAATCTCCAGACACAAACTATTTGTTTATGGGAGACTATGTGGACAGAGGTTACTACTCTGTAGAAACCGTCACTTTACTAGTATCACTTAAG GTACGCTTCCGGGAGCGCATCACAATCCTCCGAGGGAACCACGAGAGCAGACAGATCACACAAGTATACGGCTTCTATGACGAGTGCCTAAGGAAATATGGTAACGCCAACGTTTGGAAGTACTTCACAGACCTGTTCGATTACCTCCCCCTCACTGCCTTGGTAGACTCTCAG ATTTTCTGCCTTCATGGAGGCCTGTCACCGTCCATAGATACATTGGATCACATTAGAGCACTGGATCGTTTACAGGAAGTGCCACATGAG GGTCCCATGTGTGACCTGCTATGGTCGGACCCTGACGACCGCGGTGGCTGGGGCATCTCTCCTCGAGGAGCTGGCTACACTTTTGGTCAGGACATTTCTGAGACCTTCAACCACGCCAACCGCCTCACGCTGGTGTCCCGTGCCCACCAGCTGGTtatggag GGTTACAACTGGTGCCATGAGAGGAACGTGGTGACAATATTTAGTGCTCCCAACTACTGCTACCGCTGTGGCAACCAGGCAGCTATCATGGAACTAGACGACACTCTCAAATACTCATT CTTGCAGTTCGATCCTGCGCCTCGCAGAGGGGAGCCTCATGTCACTCGCCGCACGCCAGATTACTTCCTGTAA